DNA from Roseimicrobium sp. ORNL1:
GCTCGATCCCTGAATGATATGAAAACTGCATCCCGATTTGGCCTCATGCCGCTGGTTGTTGCGGCTTTCGGAATGTTCGCCACGGCAACCCTCAGCGCGCAGGTGCCGGATGTGCCCGAGACCTTCCCCAACGGCGTGGTGTACGGACCGAAGGCGGCTTTCGCCATCGCCGCGCCCAATGGTTGGGTGCTGGACAACAAGTCCGGCGCAGCGGATGGCCTGCCGTGTGTGCTCTATCCCAAGGACTCCACGTGGCAGACTGCGCCCGTGCTGATGTATGCGAAGATTGCCAGCACGACACATGAGGACGCAAAGGAGTTCATCAAGGTCGCGATCGAGCACATGACGAAGGAGCGTCCGGGCTTCACGCATCGCCAGGTGGCGGCGGGAAAAACGAACGAAGGTCTGGCATGGGTCATCAATGAATATCCTGCGTCAGAGTCGTATCCGCGTGTAGAACGCGTGGCGTATGTGCAGATGCCGAAGGCGGTGGCGTATATCGTGATGAGCGCGGAGAACGCGGATGTGGCTGCACGCTATGCGGTGGCGCTGGAGGATGTGATGGCGTCGTTTGCGTACAAGGAGGAGTTCATTGGATACAAGCCGCCGGCGGTGGGAGCGAAGGGGAAGTGAGGAAGGGTGATGAGTTAGGAAGTCGGGTCTCCTGACCGGACAGCGTCCGGCGGGTTTTCCTACCCGCCAGTTTAGTGAACCTTGCGCCCGCTTATGGCGTCAGGGGTTCGGGAGCAGGAATGCTCCCGCTCCTTGAGACGAGTGCATCGTCGTGGGAAAACAAAAAGCCCACCGGAAGTCCGATGGGCTCTCTTGAATGAAATTGAGTGTCTGATTTGAAGAAGACTCGGCTTACTTCACTTCTTCCACCTTGAGCGTGTGCTTCACGGGCACGAGGAGTTTGCGGGCTTCGGTGTCGAGGTTCTGCTGCTTGACGGTCATCTTCTTTTTGAGCAGTTCGAGCGCGGTGCCGAATTCCGGGTCTTCCTTCACGTCGTTGGCGAAGGAGCGGAACTGGGTGATGAGGTTTTTGATCATCACGGTTTCGAGGGCTTGCTTCGTACCCACGGCTCCGGAGAACTTGGAGAAGGCGCTGTCGAAGGGCGTGCTGCTGAACTCAGCGGCGAGGTTGATGCCGGAGGCGAGTTGTTCCTTGGTGAACTCCTTCGTTTCCTTGCCCCAGGTGACCTTGGCCTTGGGTGCGGAGAGGTTCTTCACCTGCAGAGTGTAGCGGTTCAGCTTTTCGTTGAAGTCGCAGAAGGGAAGGATGCTGCGGCTGCCGCCCTTGGCATCGCCTTCGAAACAGAAGGGCCAGCGGGTGCTTTCGAGTTCCGCGGTGCCATTTGCGCTGCTCAGGACCTTGTGGCCTTCGCTGGCGGTGGCGTTGCCCTTCATGTCGATGGTGATGGTGCCGATGTTACCATCCACGCCGAGGGACTTCAGGAAGGCGAGCGCCATGAGGAGCTGGCCGTTGGAGTTCGGGTGCACGCCATCGCGACCGCACACATCGTAATCCGCGCCGAGGGTGGCCTTGGCCTTGGTCATGGCGTTGATCATCTCGTCATGCACATTGGCGAAGCCGGTCTTGTATTCGGCGGCGAGCTTCGCGTCGATGTCGCGCAGGTGGGCGAGGTTGTCGTTGTAGATATCGGGGCCGGTGGCCTTGCTCGCGTAGTACTTGGTATCCACCGCGCCGGGGGAGCCTGCCACGATGCCGGTCACGCCGAGCTTCGCCGCGGTGGTGAGGATGGCACGCATGTTCTTCTCGTACTCGTTGCCGATGCCGGGATTGAAGGCCACGTAGCTGCCGTCATTCATGCCGTAGCACAGGGTCATGGCGGTGGGCTGGAAGGTGGAGAGGTCATTCTCCATGCGCGCCGCGAATCCGCCCGCGCGCTCCCCGCTCCAGCCGTACTGGAAGACCTTGATGTCCGGACGTCCGGCGCTGGCGAGCAGGTAGACCTCGATGAACTTGGAATACTGCTTCTGCTCCGTGATGGAGTCACCGACGATGGCGAGCTTGGTGTTCGGCGGGAGCTTGATGCCTACGCCTTGCGGCACGGTGCTTGTCTTCGTTTCACTGAAGGCGGGGAGTGAGAGGGCGGCAAGGAGGCCGGCGAGGAGGATGGGGCGGAGTCGGAGGCGGGTTGTCATGGGAGGGGATGTGGGAGACATCATACAGCGATGGGAGGCGGGGAATTTCACCGAGGTGGTAAAACGTGGGGAGATGGGTGTGGTAGGCTGCATGGGATTCAACGCAGCGCCGAGCGGAGCGAGACGACCGCGAAGCGGCCCGAAGGGTGAGGACGGCAGGACGAATCAAACACAGAGACGCAGAGGAACTTCGGAGACTGAGATGAGGGTGTGCAGTTCAACGAAGTGAATTCGCAGGAGAACGTCCATTGAGGTGCAACGCATTTTTGGACCAGCGAGTGTCTTAGTTTAGGTTTCTGGATTGGGTCTCAAACTGATTGGGGGTGAGGTAACCGATGGCGGAGTGCTTGCGCTGGTTGTTGTAGTAGCCCTCGATGTACTCAAAGAGTTCCAGTCGTGCATCGGTGAGATCTTCAAAGCGGCCTCCTTGAAGCATCTCGCGCTTGAGGGTACCCATGAAGGACTCTGTCCACGCATTGTCATAGGGGTTGGCTCGCCCCGACATGCTCTGGCGCAGGCCGGCACGCGTGAGCACGGAACGGAAGGCCGTGCTGCCATACTGGCTGCCCCGGTCGCTGTGGAAGACAATGCCGCTGGCTTTGGGATGGGTTTGCAGGGCTTGTTCCAAGGCGTGGACGACGAGTTCTGCACGCATGTGTGACGCCAGACTCCAGCCCACAATGCGACGCGAGCCCAAATCCATGACCACGGCCAGATAGAGCCAGTTTGCCGTAGTGGGAATGAAGGTGATGTCTGCGACCCAGGCCTCGCCGGGCTTCTGCGGCACAGGCTGCTGGGCCAACAGATTGGCAGAGGGACGGTCTGCCCGGCCATCGCTGGTTTTGGGCAGGTAGTTCTTGGGTTGGATGGCCTTGAGGCCCCGTGTTTTGAGGATGCGGCGCAGCTTGGAGGGTGCACACACGATGCCATGGTCGCGCAGTTCCTCATGGATCCTGCGGTAGCCATAGCGGTGCCGGTTGCGTTTGAAGATCTCCTCGATGAGTTCACCCAGACGAGCGTCTTGCTCATGGCTGGAGGCAGACTTCGCCACATGGTAAAAGCTGCTGCGGGGCAGCTCCAGGACGTCGCAGATCTTGCGCACACTCCCACCGGTCTGGCGCTGGAGTTGCAGGATCATTTCGCGGGTTTGGACGGTTGTGGCGTGCCCAGGATGACAGCGGCCTTTTTTAAAATGTCGTTCTCCAGACGCAGGTTGGCGATTTCACGCCGCAGCCGGTGCAGCTCGTTGGCTTCGCCCTCCTCGCCTCCGGCTCGGAGGTCTGCGCCTACGAGCTGCACCGGCTGCCTTTGGGACCGGGTCCAACGGTAAAGGATGCCAGTGCCAATGCCGAGTTCTTCAGCCACCTCGGACACACTCTTGCCCATGCGGACCAACTCCACGGCATGGGTTTTAAAATCACTGCTGTAACGCTTTTTTCGGGTCACGGTACTCATACGGCTTGTCTCTTATCCCGTGGTCCAAGAAATTAGCGCACCTCACATCTACCATTTTCCTAAAATGAACTCCGTGTCTTTGTGTCTCCGTGACTCTGTGTTGAATGGCCCTGACGCAACCCTGCCCAGTGTTCACTCCCCCCGTCGCCCGATCACGGCTTTCCTCGCCTTCTCCAAGCCCGCCTGCATGCCACTGCGAATCAACGCGAGGTCGGAATCCATGGCGAGGCAGGTGAAGCCCATCTCAAGGAGGCCCGGCAGGTCGGAGGCCTTGCGCACGAGAATGCCGGCTTCTTTTCCGGCGGCGTGGGCGACGGTGACGACGTGCTTGAGGCAATCATCGTAGCCTTCCGCGATTTCATTCGGACGGGCGCGAAGGTCGAACTGCAAATCCGCGGGTCCCACGAAGAGGACATCCACACCCTCCACGGCGGCGATGGAGGCGGCGTTCACCACGCCATCGATGGTCTCAATCTGCGCCATGAAGACGGGCGGGGGTGGAGAGGCCTCGGGCAGATTCAAGCCGTAGCCGTACACGCGGGCGGAGCGGGAGATACCGCGCTTTCCCACGGGCGGGTAGTGCATGGCCTCTACGCAGGCCTGTGCGGCCTCGGCGTCATTCACATGCGGGACCATGATGCCACGGGCGCCCCAGTCGAGCACGCGACCGATGAGGTCGGGATGCGGCGCACCGACGCGCACGATGGCTGACGTGATCGAGCCACGCAGGGCGCGCAGTTGCGAAGGGATGGCGGCTTCCGATTCGCAGCCGTGCTCCAGATCCATGAGCACCCAGTCATAACCTACGCCCGCAGCGAGCTCGGCAATCACAGGGGAGCCGATGGAAAGCCAGGTGCCAAGACGGGTGCGGTGGGCGGCGGAGGGGTCGCTCATAGTTGGGAGACTTCTAGGTCCTCCCGGAGTCCATGCAAGGCGCGGAACAGTCGTTCTCGCGTGAAGGTCCGCAGGTCCGCCCCGGAGCTGCCGGAGCCGATGAGGAAAAAGCCATCCGTGCGCTTGAAGTAGCCTGCGCCCACGCGGATGACGGACTTCACGAGCATGTTCCGCAGCAGGTGCAGCCAGAAGCGGCGGCGATGCTCCGGTGGCAGGGGGCGCACGGAGGCGTAGCCGAGCATCGCGGCCTCAATGACGTCTCCCTCGTGAAAGCAGGCCAGCAGGGACAGGTCATCCATGGCATCGCCGGAGACCGCATCATCCCAGTCGATGTAAGCTTCGATTTGTGTCTCGGTGCCGAGGATGTTCCAAAGGGCAAGGTCCTTGTGCACCAGGCAGCCCTGTTTCAGGTCGAGCAGCTTCTCATGTTTTTCGATTTCATTGCGAATCTCCCGCGCTTCATCCAGAGAGAGAAACTCCTGCTCCACGAGGTAGTGCAGGTGGCGGTCCAGCCGCATGAGGAAGTAGTCCGCGTATTTGTCGTGGAACCCCACCAGGTCATCGATATCCCGCAGCGCCTGGGGATTGAAGGGGCCGAAGCCCGTGGGCTGCAGCGCCTGCCACTTCGCCACAGCGGCGCCGATGGACGCGGCTGCCTGCCTCAGGTCCAGCACACCCTCTTTCTCCCAGTGATTGAGGTCGGGGTGGGGGATGTGATCCATGACCTGCCAGGCAAAAGGCACGTCGGTGCGGGTGGCATCCACGATGTACACCTGCGGGGCGCGGATGCCGAGGAAGCGCACCTCCTGCAGCACGCGGGACTCCACCTCGATGTAGTCGTCCCGGTCCGGTCCGTCCTCCACGCGGATGAAGAAGTTGCGGGCCTCCGTCTTCAGCAGCCAGGTGACGTGATTTCCCTGGCTGCCCGTGGGCTCCAAGGAAAGGTGTTTCCCAATGGCGTGCGGGCGCAGCACGTCCAGGAGCTGCTGCTCCAGGGCGGCGTGGTCCCGCGTTTCCTGGGTGCCGTGGAAGGCAGCCGGGCGGTCACATTTCCAGTAGTGGATGTGACTGCGCGGATGGGAGAGCAGAGGAGAGCGTTTCACTGTGGCTTTAACGATCATCAGGAGCTCCGCTTTGAAGAAGTTTCAACAACTTGTGGGTTGACGGGGTGTCTCCTCCACCAAGCGGCGGCGAGGCTGCCCACGATATTCTGCACCACGCTGCTGAAGACCGCAGGCACGGCGGCCAGCGGCTCCATGGGGAAATTCTTTTTCGCCAGCGCGGCGGCGAGCCCGCCATTCTGCATGCCCACCTCGATGGAAACGGTGCGGGCGACCAGTTCCGGGTAGCCTAGCACGCGGGCCACGACGTAGCCCAGCACGAAGCCGAGCACATGCAGCAGCACGGCGGCGACGAGGAGCTTGCCGGCATTGGCCATGACGGCAGCGGCGTTGTTGGAGACGATGCCACACGTGATGAGCACCAGGGCGATGACGGAAACGACAGGACCGAAGCGCGAGATTTTTGCGACCTGCCGGGGGAAGAGCCAATTACTCAACACACCGATGAGCACGGGGGCCACCACGATCTGCATCGTGGAAAGGCTCAGGCCCCATGCGTCAACCGGCACGCGATGACCCACAAGCCACTGGCACCACAGCGGCGTGGCGATGAAGGCCAGCAGCGTGGATGTGAGCGTGACGGAAACCGCGAGTGCCACATCCGCCTTCGCCAGGTAGCTGATGACATTCGACGCGGTGCCGGAGGGACACGAGGCGACGAGGATGAGGCCCACGGCGAAGCCTTTTTCCAAGTCGAGCAGATGAGCGAGGCCCCAGCCCGTAAGCGGCATGATGGTGTAGTGCGCGAGGAACCCCAAGGTGAGCGAGCCGGGCATGCGGAAGAGGCGCTTGAAGTCCTCAATGGTGAGCGTGAAGCCCATGCCGAGCATCACGAGCGTGAGCGCCCAGGTAATCCAGGGTCCGGTGAACCACATGAAGTCTGAAGGCCGCCAGAGCGAGAGCAGCGCTCCGCCCACGAGCCAGACGGGGTAGAGGTTGGTGAAGCGGGTCATGGTGGAGGAAGTGAAAAGGGATAAGTGAAAAGAGAAAAGGGAGGCGGCTGAAGCGGCTTTGGTGGCCCTGGGAGCGCTGGCCTCTGGCCGGCGGTGGGACGTTGCAGGCCGGTGATGGGTGTGATCGCGTGCAGTGGCTTCAACACAGAGACGCAGAGACGCAGAGGAACTTCGGAGACTGATGATGAGCCTGAGCGGCAGGGTATACCTTTCTCCTAACTCATAACGAATAACCTCTGCCCCATAACTATTTCCCCAGCGGTGGCAGCTTCGCACTGTAATGCACCGCCCGATGCCGGTTGTCATCGTAGGCGAAATGCAGCCACTGCTTGTCCTTGCTCACGAAGCCGTCGGGATAGTTGATGCGGCCCTTCGGTCCGTCGCTGGATTCGGGGACGAGCACGCGCTGGTAGGGCCAGGTCTTCAGGCCATCGAAGCTAATCCACAGGGCGAGGGGGCTGCGGTGTGTGGGATTCGGATTGTGCAGCATGGCCACGGTGTCGCCGCCGAGGGAGAAGAGGCTGGC
Protein-coding regions in this window:
- a CDS encoding transposase; its protein translation is MSTVTRKKRYSSDFKTHAVELVRMGKSVSEVAEELGIGTGILYRWTRSQRQPVQLVGADLRAGGEEGEANELHRLRREIANLRLENDILKKAAVILGTPQPSKPAK
- a CDS encoding SGNH/GDSL hydrolase family protein, with the protein product MTTRLRLRPILLAGLLAALSLPAFSETKTSTVPQGVGIKLPPNTKLAIVGDSITEQKQYSKFIEVYLLASAGRPDIKVFQYGWSGERAGGFAARMENDLSTFQPTAMTLCYGMNDGSYVAFNPGIGNEYEKNMRAILTTAAKLGVTGIVAGSPGAVDTKYYASKATGPDIYNDNLAHLRDIDAKLAAEYKTGFANVHDEMINAMTKAKATLGADYDVCGRDGVHPNSNGQLLMALAFLKSLGVDGNIGTITIDMKGNATASEGHKVLSSANGTAELESTRWPFCFEGDAKGGSRSILPFCDFNEKLNRYTLQVKNLSAPKAKVTWGKETKEFTKEQLASGINLAAEFSSTPFDSAFSKFSGAVGTKQALETVMIKNLITQFRSFANDVKEDPEFGTALELLKKKMTVKQQNLDTEARKLLVPVKHTLKVEEVK
- a CDS encoding aldolase/citrate lyase family protein; translation: MSDPSAAHRTRLGTWLSIGSPVIAELAAGVGYDWVLMDLEHGCESEAAIPSQLRALRGSITSAIVRVGAPHPDLIGRVLDWGARGIMVPHVNDAEAAQACVEAMHYPPVGKRGISRSARVYGYGLNLPEASPPPPVFMAQIETIDGVVNAASIAAVEGVDVLFVGPADLQFDLRARPNEIAEGYDDCLKHVVTVAHAAGKEAGILVRKASDLPGLLEMGFTCLAMDSDLALIRSGMQAGLEKARKAVIGRRGE
- a CDS encoding bile acid:sodium symporter family protein; translated protein: MTRFTNLYPVWLVGGALLSLWRPSDFMWFTGPWITWALTLVMLGMGFTLTIEDFKRLFRMPGSLTLGFLAHYTIMPLTGWGLAHLLDLEKGFAVGLILVASCPSGTASNVISYLAKADVALAVSVTLTSTLLAFIATPLWCQWLVGHRVPVDAWGLSLSTMQIVVAPVLIGVLSNWLFPRQVAKISRFGPVVSVIALVLITCGIVSNNAAAVMANAGKLLVAAVLLHVLGFVLGYVVARVLGYPELVARTVSIEVGMQNGGLAAALAKKNFPMEPLAAVPAVFSSVVQNIVGSLAAAWWRRHPVNPQVVETSSKRSS
- a CDS encoding IS3 family transposase — encoded protein: MILQLQRQTGGSVRKICDVLELPRSSFYHVAKSASSHEQDARLGELIEEIFKRNRHRYGYRRIHEELRDHGIVCAPSKLRRILKTRGLKAIQPKNYLPKTSDGRADRPSANLLAQQPVPQKPGEAWVADITFIPTTANWLYLAVVMDLGSRRIVGWSLASHMRAELVVHALEQALQTHPKASGIVFHSDRGSQYGSTAFRSVLTRAGLRQSMSGRANPYDNAWTESFMGTLKREMLQGGRFEDLTDARLELFEYIEGYYNNQRKHSAIGYLTPNQFETQSRNLN
- a CDS encoding phosphotransferase encodes the protein MKRSPLLSHPRSHIHYWKCDRPAAFHGTQETRDHAALEQQLLDVLRPHAIGKHLSLEPTGSQGNHVTWLLKTEARNFFIRVEDGPDRDDYIEVESRVLQEVRFLGIRAPQVYIVDATRTDVPFAWQVMDHIPHPDLNHWEKEGVLDLRQAAASIGAAVAKWQALQPTGFGPFNPQALRDIDDLVGFHDKYADYFLMRLDRHLHYLVEQEFLSLDEAREIRNEIEKHEKLLDLKQGCLVHKDLALWNILGTETQIEAYIDWDDAVSGDAMDDLSLLACFHEGDVIEAAMLGYASVRPLPPEHRRRFWLHLLRNMLVKSVIRVGAGYFKRTDGFFLIGSGSSGADLRTFTRERLFRALHGLREDLEVSQL